Sequence from the Bremerella volcania genome:
TGCTGGCGACTGGGTCAAATGGCTTTGTGATCACCCAAAGCGAATCTCCGATCTTATGCCCAATGCAGAGGCTGTTTTCATTCAACACCCGGACCCCAAACGCTGGCGTCTCCTTTGCGAAACCGACTTCATCACACGATTGAATCGGCTTGGCTATCTCCCGTCGAAACCCTCGGCTCTGGATGAAATGGCCAGCCCGGATTAATAACTACTTCTTTCCTTCGGCCCGACGTTGCCGAAAGAACTCAGTCAGGACCTGGCCGCAGCGATCCTGCAACACCCCGGAAACGACCTCGCAGCGATGGTTTAGTCGGGAATCGCTCAGCATCTCGTAGAGCGAGTTGACCGCTCCCGCTTTGGGATCGCGTGCTCCATAAACCACCACCGGAATGCGAGCTTGAAGGATTGCCCCAGCGCACATAGGACACGGCTCGAGGGTAACGTACAAGATACAATCTTCCAGCCGCCAACCCCCAACGGCCTCGGCAGCCTGGGTGATGGCGATCATTTCGGCATGAGCGGTAGGATCTCGTAGCATCTCTCTCTGATTGTGCGCCGCGGCTATGATGCTCCCCTCGCGCACAATAACGGCGCCAACCGGCACTTCATCACTGCGAGCGGCCAACTCGGCCTGCTGCAGAGCCATCTGCATATACATCTGGTGCAGTTGCGGTAACTCGAATTGGCCAAGAATGTCGGAATCCGTCACGCAGCTTCTTTCCCAAAAAATAAAAAGAGACATCCTTTCGCGGTTGAAAGGATGTCTCTGAATGTACTGAACGTCAGCTGGCGCGTCACGACCTTACGGTAGATCTTCCTCACTTAGCGCGTCTTGCTGCCAGTTGCCAGTGGTCGTATTGCCATTGGCGAAGTAAGTAGCCGACGCACCACGCAGCCGGGCATCGCGACCATCGCTGGTCATCAAGCGGCCGTAAACATCGGCTTCAATTTCTGTATTGACGACTTTCACGGAACCGTCAACGAAGGTCATCAAGACCGTGTCGCCGTGATAACTTGATGGAAGGTAGTCGCCTCCGAGCGGGTCAGCAAGATTACCTTGAGAAATGGGGCCACCCGTTGTGGAGAAAGCATCGTTCCACAACAAGGATGCGTCCGACTCGTTGATTTCTTCATTCCACTTCACGCCGGCACCAGAGGCACCAAAGCTCGGGATACGAACGCGTTCGCTAATCAGCAATGTATTGGCCAAACCATCTTTGAACTTGGACCCGGTCATTTTCACTTCGTTTTGTTCATTCGTTCCATCATCCAAGTTGCTCGCATCACTCCAGGCCCCGTTGGCTTCCAGATCGAGGGCATCGGTGAGGTCTGTCGTGTTGTTCAGAAAACCGCCGTTGGCGTAGTAGCTAACGGGATTGGTTTCGGCAGGATCCAGTGGATCGCTCGGACAGACTAATGCCTGGATGACCTTGTCGTCCAGGTTTCTCGGATCATACGCGGCGTAAGTGCCGTTGCCTGCGATGTAGAGTTCATTCAAGTCCTGGCGATCAAGTTGGCTTAGCAGTGGAACAACCCAGCCGACGATTTCATTCGTATTGTAGGCAGCTTTTGCGCCCGAACCGACATTCTTCGACCACGATCGATGTGGAGGCATCTCGTTGCGGGGATGCGAATTCATCTTGGATTGCACAGCCAAACCGATCTGCTTCATGTTGTTCATGCAGTCGGCTCGGCGGGCCGCTTCACGGGCCATATTGACGGCTGGAAGTAGTAAGCCTGCCAAGATTCCAATAATGGCAATCACGACTAGCAATTCAACCAGCGTGAAGCCGTGTCGGCGGTTGATCATTTCCGGAAATCCTTAATGGGTGATAAGTCACTGACGAGCGTGTCTTTTGAAGTGCTAGGCCGCCTTAAGTATCACCCATTCGTGTCCAAATGTCGAGTACTTTGTCAGTCGCGGAAAGAAGCCGCAAACCGTTCTGAGATAACGATTTTGCTGAATTCAACAAGCTTTTTGAATTCGCAACCTAAGGGAAGTTTATTGCAATCGTAACGATTTCCTTTCCGACACTCTGTTATGAAGCGGTGTCTGAGTGAAAACTTCTACCTTGGAATGACTTGTGAACCCCGAAAAGAATATCTGGCTGGACTTGCTCGAGCGTTGGCCCAAGGACATGCCCCAAAAGGGGGTCATCATGACCGAGCTTAACGAATCGATTCCTTTCGTCGGTTTCGCCTACGACGACCACATGGTCGTCGTCCAACGCCAAACTCCCGACGCGATCGGGGCACGGCAAGCGATCATTCCCTTCAGTTCCATCAGTTACATGAAGATTACGGCGATCGTTCTTCCTAAATCCTATACGGAGTTTGGATTTAAGGGGGCTCTACCCAAGGTCTGATGAAGTCGATCTTCCTCGATTACAACGCGACAACCCCCATCGCACCAAGCGTCCAAGAGGCGATGCTCCCCTTTATGGCGGAGTACTTTGCCTGCCCTGACGGGATGTATGCGCGAAGTCGTGCCATTGACGAGGCGCTGGAAGATGCCCGTGGACAAGTCGCGCACCTATTGGGTGCCACTAGCGACGAAATCATCTTCTGTGCTTCGGGAACCGAAAGTTGCAATCTGGCGATCAAGGGAGTCGTTCAGCGTTATCTTGCCCAGCGGCAGCCATGCCATATCATCGTTTCCGCCGTCGAGCATGCGGCCGTCACCCAGACGGCAAATCACTGCCATGCGATGGGTTGTGAGACTTCAGTCGTTCCGGTCGATCGGCATGGGATCGTATCCGTCGATGCCCTTGCCCAAGCGATACGCACGGATACCAAGCTTGTCTCCGTGATGCTGGCCAATGACGAAACCGGCGTCATTCAGCCGATCGACAAGTTGGCGAAGATTTGCCAGGAACATGAAGTCCTGCTCCATAGCGACGCGTGCCAGGCAGCCGGAAAGATCCATGTAAGCCCCAAGCAGTTGGGAGTCGATTTGCTCAGCATTACGGCTCATAAGTTTTATGGCCCGAAAGGTGCTGCGGCCCTGTACGTCAAACAAGGAACTTCGCTTCAACCCATCATTCATGGTAGCGGTGCCGAGCATTCGTTACGAGCCGGAGCGGAAAACGTGATGGCCTGGGTCGGCATGGGCAAGGCAGCCAATCTTGTGGGACGCAGTATCGATGATGCCGCGGAAAAGCTCACGCATTTGACGCGAAGATTCAGCCGTCGATTGATGGAGTCGATCGTCGAACCTATCGCTATCCACGGGTCGCAGGTCGAGCGAATTCCCAACACTTTATGCGTGAACTTTCCAAACGTGTCGGGCCAAGAGTTACTCAGACGCGTCCCCGAAATCTGTGCGGCAACCGCTTGCAGTGAAACGGTAGGGGGCGGAAACAGCTCGCCTGTGCTGGCCGCCATGGGAGTGAAGGAGACCGATAAGCGTGGGACGATTCGCCTCAGCGTCGGGTGGTATACCTCGGAAGAAGAAATCGATCATGCCGCCGACTTGCTGATCCATGCCTGGGAATCTTTGCGTCATTAAGTTTATTCTTCAGCAATCCATTCAATAGCTGCCTAGTTCACGCAGATCACCCTCTTACGGGCGGCATCGCAGGTATCTGGCGAATCTTCAAATTGCAGATTTGATTCATTTGACGTCGACGCCCAATTCCATTTCGAGCCGTTAAGCCGAGAGTTACGAGATAGACCGCAGGAAGAACGGTTTGCCTGAGAAAACACGTACG
This genomic interval carries:
- the tadA gene encoding tRNA adenosine(34) deaminase TadA, which gives rise to MYMQMALQQAELAARSDEVPVGAVIVREGSIIAAAHNQREMLRDPTAHAEMIAITQAAEAVGGWRLEDCILYVTLEPCPMCAGAILQARIPVVVYGARDPKAGAVNSLYEMLSDSRLNHRCEVVSGVLQDRCGQVLTEFFRQRRAEGKK
- a CDS encoding cysteine desulfurase family protein encodes the protein MKSIFLDYNATTPIAPSVQEAMLPFMAEYFACPDGMYARSRAIDEALEDARGQVAHLLGATSDEIIFCASGTESCNLAIKGVVQRYLAQRQPCHIIVSAVEHAAVTQTANHCHAMGCETSVVPVDRHGIVSVDALAQAIRTDTKLVSVMLANDETGVIQPIDKLAKICQEHEVLLHSDACQAAGKIHVSPKQLGVDLLSITAHKFYGPKGAAALYVKQGTSLQPIIHGSGAEHSLRAGAENVMAWVGMGKAANLVGRSIDDAAEKLTHLTRRFSRRLMESIVEPIAIHGSQVERIPNTLCVNFPNVSGQELLRRVPEICAATACSETVGGGNSSPVLAAMGVKETDKRGTIRLSVGWYTSEEEIDHAADLLIHAWESLRH
- a CDS encoding DUF1559 family PulG-like putative transporter — translated: MINRRHGFTLVELLVVIAIIGILAGLLLPAVNMAREAARRADCMNNMKQIGLAVQSKMNSHPRNEMPPHRSWSKNVGSGAKAAYNTNEIVGWVVPLLSQLDRQDLNELYIAGNGTYAAYDPRNLDDKVIQALVCPSDPLDPAETNPVSYYANGGFLNNTTDLTDALDLEANGAWSDASNLDDGTNEQNEVKMTGSKFKDGLANTLLISERVRIPSFGASGAGVKWNEEINESDASLLWNDAFSTTGGPISQGNLADPLGGDYLPSSYHGDTVLMTFVDGSVKVVNTEIEADVYGRLMTSDGRDARLRGASATYFANGNTTTGNWQQDALSEEDLP